In one window of Brassica rapa cultivar Chiifu-401-42 chromosome A07, CAAS_Brap_v3.01, whole genome shotgun sequence DNA:
- the LOC117126542 gene encoding uncharacterized protein LOC117126542, whose translation MAGRWIMFDNGAWDFKIDNDRMGRAVDSSRIIGAEELKTCILAAYGLLGREVLAEMSYWLNDGESEMVGLVASPVEIATDKDFRIFKALHRADKSANLFVTLRESVGGEIIFLRSERVIRVQMNAPVRPADEHVAFLMEVQQIEERYKRNSQSGGMVATSKDQDKSGETLDDWSGANSENCEQEKGNVCGDDLAVDNRENKEGKVEEGDAVKTASDKLPQQICVIEDTRTLSVEQVSVENGNNGGAHEDVAAEDEGDDSDYDYNGWHDYCRNDCVTDDDDDFVEGPGRGRSGGQSGGKGIRRPGGMVAQGLQNRRVVRSNDHVEVDIYPKITILLWKSPI comes from the coding sequence ATGGCTGGGAGGTGGATAATGTTTGACAATGGAGCTTGGGATTTCAAGATAGACAATGATAGAATGGGTAGAGCAGTCGATTCGTCCAGAATTATAGGTGCTGAGGAGTTAAAAACGTGTATTCTAGCTGCGTATGGGCTTTTGGGAAGGGAAGTGTTAGCCGAGATGTCGTATTGGCTAAATGATGGAGAGAGTGAAATGGTGGGCCTAGTGGCTTCTCCCGTCGAGATAGCAACGGACAAAGATTTCAGGATTTTCAAGGCGCTTCACCGGGCAGACAAATCCGCCAATCTCTTCGTAACATTAAGAGAAAGTGTTGGAGGAGAAATAATATTTCTAAGGTCGGAACGAGTAATACGGGTCCAAATGAATGCACCCGTTCGACCTGCTGATGAACATGTTGCTTTTTTGATGGAAGTTCAGCAAATCGAAGAACGCTACAAACGCAACTCTCAGTCTGGCGGCATGGTTGCGACGTCAAAGGACCAAGACAAAAGCGGAGAAACTCTTGACGACTGGAGTGGGGCTAATTCAGAGAATTGCGAGCAAGAAAAGGGGAATGTTTGTGGAGATGACTTGGCAGTGGATAATAGAGAGAATAAGGAAGGCAAAGTCGAAGAAGGAGACGCAGTAAAAACGGCGTCAGATAAGCTGCCTCAACAAATATGTGTCATAGAAGATACGAGAACGCTAAGTGTTGAACAGGTTTCAGTGGAGAATGGAAATAATGGAGGAGCTCACGAAGATGTTGCTGCAGAAGATGAAGGCGATGATAGTGATTACGACTACAATGGCTGGCATGATTATTGTAGAAACGATTGCGTGACGGACGACGACGACGATTTTGTAGAAGGTCCAGGCAGAGGAAGAAGTGGTGGACAGTCTGGTGGGAAGGGTATTCGGCGTCCTGGCGGTATGGTGGCACAGGGGCTGCAAAATCGGCGTGTGGTAAGAAGCAACGATCACGTGGAGGTGGatatatatccaaaaataaCGATTCTTCTGTGGAAATCACCAATCTAG
- the LOC117126796 gene encoding uncharacterized protein LOC117126796, whose protein sequence is MYGYNDVDGVYNEMDGSSCNPLDIDFSKEDSDIYVGRTFKHKAECKLTLAIYAIAKVCTFKLRHCKRRLTAKCYEKECKWRVVAVQLGDSPTYLIKKAILNHVFVADVRGKYKKHGKAKVLAALLRLKYERLYSGPRAMELLEMLRPEFNYTCSYWKAWKAKELAIADRGGFIQDATTVLPSCIDGWKYLRKVLVVDGTHMFGKYKGVLLSASGQDANSHVFPIAFAVVESENTTAQQFSQRKINGTHVHTMKAMVGRAGEALRVSEFKEIMELIKLTDWRCWDYLEKIDKKVWTRSHFEGERFNVMTSNAAELLNNALLPARDSPIMALFEFIRRKLCTWYVSRRTEISKMKGNVPDNIQKILVEQLVLSTGLLVMPCSTWLFEVTHRPTNFGFTVDLDKRTCTCLEFQKLGLPCRHAIAAASCRNMQYTMFVCKHHLKETWAETVRAIILPVPDPKDVEMPAEILTVDLYPPTTKRTKGRPGIKRKLSAGEIPVRLLC, encoded by the exons ATGTATGGATATAATGATGTAGATGGTGTGTATAATGAAATGGATGGAAGCAGCTGCAACCCTCTTGACATTGACTTCAGCAAGGAGGACTCTGACATATACGTGGGAAGGACGTTCAAGCACAAAGCGGAGTGCAAGTTGACGTTGGCTATCTACGCAATTGCGAAGGTGTGCACGTTTAAGCTCAGGCATTGCAAACGCCGACTGACGGCGAAATGCTACGAAAAAGAATGCAAGTGGAGAGTAGTGGCTGTTCAACTCGGTGATTCTCCAACTTATCTGATTAAAAAGGCAATTCTGAATCATGTATTCGTAGCCGACGTTAGAGGGAAGTATAAAAAACATGGTAAAGCCAAAGTGCTTGCAGCTCTATTGCGTTTGAAATACGAGAGGCTCTACTCTGGGCCGCGTGCTATGGAACTTCTGGAAATGTTGCGACCGGAATTCAACTATACATGCTCATACTGGAAAGCTTGGAAAGCGAAAGAACTAGCGATTGCAGACAGAGGAGGATTCATACAAGATGCTACCACAGTACTTCCAT CATGCATCGATGGATGGAAGTACCTGAGGAAGGTGCTAGTGGTGGACGGCACCCACATGTTTGGAAAGTACAAAGGTGTTTTGCTAAGTGCCAGCGGACAAGATGCTAACAGCCACGTATTCCCGATTGCTTTCGCAGTTGTGGAAAGCGAGAACACTACTGCGCAGCAATTTTCGCAGCGAAAGATAAATGGTACCCACGTGCACACCATG AAAGCAATGGTTGGCAGAGCTGGGGAAGCGCTCAGAGTTTCGGAGTTTAAGGAGATAATGGAGCTTATTAAACTGACGGATTGGAGATGCTGGGATTATTTGGAGAAGATCGACAAGAAGGTATGGACACGTTCACATTTCGAAGGGGAGAGATTTAACGTGATGACTTCTAACGCTGCTGAATTGTTGAATAATGCTCTTCTACCCGCTCGTGATAGTCCTATAATGGCATTGTTCGAGTTTATTCGCCGGAAGCTGTGTACATGGTATGTGAGCAGACGCACCGAGATCAGTAAGATGAAGGGAAATGTTCCAGATAATATTCAAAAGATACTGGTCGAACAGCTGGTGCTGTCAACGGGCCTTCTAGTTATGCCATGTTCGACTTGGTTATTCGAAGTTACGCACAGGCCAACTAATTTTGGTTTCACTGTTGATCTGGATAAACGAACTTGCACTTGCCTCGAATTCCAAAAGCTTGGTTTGCCATGCCGACATGCCATTGCTGCTGCTTCTTGCCGTAATATGCAGTACACCATGTTTGTTTGCAAACACCATCTCAAAGAGACATGGGCTGAAACAGTTAGGGCTATCATACTTCCGGTTCCGGATCCAAAGGATGTTGAAATGCCAGCCGAAATACTAACGGTTGATCTTTATCCACCAACGACCAAACGAACGAAGGGAAGACCAGGAATCAAACGTAAACTGTCCGCAGGAGAGATACCGGTAAGACTGTTGTGTTGA
- the LOC103849826 gene encoding cation/H(+) antiporter 15, which produces MAEENSTETSIICYAPSMITTNGVWQGDNPLDFSLPLFVLQLTLVVVVTRFFVFVLKPFRQPRVISEILGGIVLGPSVLGRYDKFANTIFPQRSVMVLETMANVGLLYFLFLVGVEMDIMVVRKTGKRALTIALGGMVLPFVIGAAFSFSMQRTEDHLGQGTYILFLGVALSVTAFPVLARILAELKLINTEIGRISMSAALVNDMFAWILLALAIALAESEKSSFASLWVMISSAAFIAICVFVVRPGISWIIRKTPEGENFSEFYICLILTGVMICGFITDSIGTHSVFGAFVFGLVIPNGPLGLTLIEKLEDFVSGLLLPLFFAISGLKTNVAAIQGPATWVTLFLVIFLACTGKVIGTVVVAFFHGMPVREGITLGLLLNTKGLVEMIVLNVGKDQKVLDDETFATMVLIALVMTGVITPIVTILYKPVKRSVSYKRRTIQQTKPDSELRVLVCIHTPRNVPTIINLLEASHPTKRSPICIYVLHLVELTGRASAMLIVHNTRKSGKPALNRTQAQSDHIINAFENYEQHAAFVAVQPLTAISPYSTMHEDVCSLAEDKRVSFIIIPFHKQQTVDGGMEATNPAYRLVNQNLLGNSPCSVGILVDRGLNGATRLTSNTISLQVAVLFFGGPDDREALAYAWRMAEHPGISLTVLRFIPDEDVTDAASTRATNETDRNMNVDMKKQRQLDDEYVNTFRAANAEYETIVYIDKVVSNGEETVAAVRSMDSSHDLFIVGRGEEMSSPLTAGLTDWSECPELGAIGDLLASSDFAATVSVLVVQQYVGPWAQDDDMDLPDSPVHSHDQPNAIYGLEDPS; this is translated from the exons ATGGCTGAAGAAAACAGCACAGAAACTTCAATAATATGTTACGCGCCAAGCATGATCACCACCAATGGAGTTTGGCAAGGAGATAATCCTCTCGATTTCTCCCTGCCCCTCTTTGTTCTTCAGCTTACATTGGTCGTTGTTGTCACTCGATTTTTTGTCTTTGTACTCAAACCCTTTCGCCAACCTCGTGTTATCTCTGAGATCCTT GGAGGAATTGTGTTGGGGCCATCGGTGCTTGGGCGTTATGATAAATTCGCAAACACCATATTCCCACAAAGAAGTGTGATGGTCCTTGAAACAATGGCAAATGTTGGTTTACTTTACTTTTTGTTCCTGGTGGGTGTTGAGATGGACATTATGGTGGTACGCAAGACAGGGAAGCGAGCACTAACAATCGCACTTGGTGGTATGGTCTTACCATTCGTCATTGGTGCTGCTTTCTCTTTCTCAATGCAAAGAACAGAGGACCATTTGGGGCAAGGCACATATATACTCTTCCTTGGTGTAGCTCTCTCGGTAACAGCATTTCCGGTCCTTGCAAGGATTCTTGCTGAGCTCAAGCTCATCAATACCGAGATTGGTCGGATATCCATGTCTGCGGCCTTGGTAAATGACATGTTTGCTTGGATTCTCCTAGCTTTGGCAATCGCATTGGCAGAGAGTGAAAAATCTTCATTTGCCTCTCTTTGGGTCATGATCTCTAGTGCAGCTTTTATTGCCATTTGCGTCTTTGTTGTGAGACCAGGCATTTCTTGGATTATACGGAAAACCCCTGAAGGCGAGAACTTTAGTGAGTTCTACATTTGTCTCATCTTGACAGGAGTTATGATATGTGGTTTCATTACCGATTCAATAGGAACACATTCAGTCTTTGGTGCTTTTGTGTTTGGTCTTGTGATCCCCAATGGACCTCTTGGTCTTACCCTCATCGAGAAACTTGAAGATTTTGTCTCTGGACTTCTCTTACCTCTCTTCTTTGCCATAAGTGGTCTTAAGACTAATGTAGCTGCCATCCAAGGGCCTGCCACTTGGGTAACTCTCTTTCTTGTTATATTCCTCGCATGTACTGGAAAAGTCATCGGTACTGTCGTTGTTGCCTTTTTCCATGGAATGCCGGTTCGCGAAGGTATAACTCTTGGATTGCTATTAAACACTAAAGGTCTTGTTGAAATGATAGTCCTTAATGTTGGCAAAGACCAAAAGGTTTTAGATGATGAGACATTTGCTACAATGGTGCTTATAGCCTTGGTTATGACTGGAGTTATAACTCCTATTGTAACTATCCTTTACAAACCAGTAAAACGTTCTGTTTCGTACAAGAGACGGACAATTCAACAAACAAAGCCAGACAGTGAGCTTCGAGTACTGGTATGCATCCACACACCACGTAACGTTCCCACTATAATCAACCTTCTTGAAGCTTCACATCCTACAAAGAGATCTCCCATATGCATCTACGTTCTCCATCTTGTTGAGCTCACTGGTAGAGCATCTGCTATGCTGATTGTCCACAACACTCGGAAATCGGGAAAACCAGCGCTTAACAGGACACAAGCTCAATCAGATCACATCATCAATGCCTTTGAGAATTATGAACAACATGCTGCCTTTGTTGCTGTTCAACCGTTGACAGCTATTTCTCCTTATTCAACAATGCACGAAGATGTATGTAGCTTAGCAGAGGACAAACGTGTTTCCTTTATAATTATACCATTTCACAAACAACAAACGGTGGATGGAGGAATGGAAGCAACCAACCCAGCTTACCGTTTAGTTAACCAAAACCTTCTCGGAAACTCACCTTGTTCCGTTGGAATACTCGTTGACAGAGGACTAAATGGTGCCACAAGATTGACCTCGAACACTATCTCTCTCCAAGTTGCTGTTCTGTTTTTCGGTGGACCAGACGATAGAGAAGCTTTAGCTTATGCTTGGAGAATGGCTGAACATCCAGGGATTTCTTTAACCGTGTTACGCTTTATTCCTGATGAAGATGTAACAGATGCCGCTTCGACACGTGCAACCAACGAGACGGACAGAAATATGAATGTGGACATGAAGAAGCAAAGACAGCTTGATGATGAGTACGTCAATACCTTCAGAGCAGCAAATGCGGAGTACGAGACAATTGTTTATATCGACAAAGTGGTTAGCAATGGAGAAGAGACGGTTGCAGCTGTGAGATCAATGGATAGTTCTCATGATCTCTTTATAGTTggaagaggagaagaaatgTCGTCTCCTCTCACCGCTGGTTTAACTGATTGGAGTGAATGTCCTGAGCTTGGTGCCATTGGAGATTTGCTTGCATCTTCAGATTTTGCAGCCACTGTCTCGGTCCTTGTGGTTCAGCAGTATGTTGGGCCATGGGCACAAGATGATGACATGGATTTGCCTGATAGTCCGGTGCACTCCCATGATCAACCAAATGCCATATATGGTCTAGAGGATCCAAGTTAG
- the LOC103849827 gene encoding LOW QUALITY PROTEIN: BTB/POZ domain-containing protein At2g13690 (The sequence of the model RefSeq protein was modified relative to this genomic sequence to represent the inferred CDS: inserted 2 bases in 1 codon; deleted 2 bases in 2 codons), whose amino-acid sequence MPIGDFDRRKPTYSGTGPLCWRRLWCCAFAVSSASPDICSISARNHIQAKTQPQQHQRTTKSAFIGQNAIATVSLNGRNGGVLVLELSSEVLSANSDVFAGLIAEKSPGLTCRMEISDVENLGVFKETVELMFEEGNXGVYRAIDVLEHLDHKHVAAGLKFSKAILSYLKYFEVVPWNEDEEERLRRVLALYNLDDAATEEILARFNSNETENTQENLSKQLVWSITSCSDTNPRNQLKSLVNGILCKSSVYEKEQPDINKEDIYKAGKYCVDSIVKLFEEGSSSKSGKPLIEGISREGENIIWLLKIMIDWEIAEEFVEIWGKERKLVEMHEEASPMVRHELSIVTGLMFIEIGKWRLQCGGEARAGLVDMWFKPMLLDFGWLQMGKKGLDMRVVEEGMGQTLLTPIKKHYPVFMECFRWCSKHGTECPNLGKAFQIRWRRPFLRGADSSSTCR is encoded by the exons aTGCCAATTGGCGATTTCGACCGACGTAAACCTACATATTCTGGCACCGGACCTCTTTGTTGGCGACGATTATGGTGCTGTGCTTTCGCCGTTTCGTCGGCGAGTCCTGATATTTGTTCAATTTCAGCTCGTAACCACATTCAAGCCAAGACCCAGCCGCAGCAGCATCAGAGGACAACTAAATCTGCTTTTATAGGTCAAAACG CCATCGCTACGGTGAGTCTGAATGGGAGAAACGGCGGAGTTTTGGTGCTGGAGCTGAGCTCGGAGGTTCTGTCAGCTAACTCGGATGTGTTCGCGGGTTTGATTGCTGAGAAGTCTCCAGGTTTGACATGCAGGATGGAAATCTCTGATGTGGAAAATCTTGGCGTTTTTAAGGAAACTGTGGAACTCATGTTTGAGGAAGGTAA GGGTGTTTACAGAGCCATTGATGTACTCGAG CATCTTGACCACAAACATGTAGCGGCTGGACTCAAATTTTCTAAAGCCATCTTGTCCTATCTGAAATATTTTGAAGTTGTTCCCTGGAATGAGGACGAAGAGGAAAGATTGAGGAGAGTTCTTGCACTTTATAACTTGGATGATGCTGCAACTGAAGAAATTTTAGCGAGGTTTAATTCAAACGAGACAGAGAACACACAAGAAAACTTATCAAAGCAGCTGGTTTGGTCAATAACCTCTTGCAGTGATACAAATCCTAGAAACCAGCTCAAATCTCTGGTGAACGGTATTCTTTGCAAAAGTTCAGTGTACGAGAAAGAACAGCCTGATATCAATAAGGAAGACATATACAAAGCAGGCAAGTACTGTGTCGATTCAATTGTTAAGCTGTTCGAAGAGGGAAGTAGTAGCAAGAGCGGAAAGCCATTGATTGAAGGTATATCGAGGGAAGGGGAGAACATAATTTGGCTGTTGAAAATCATGATAGACTGGGAAATAGCTGAGGAATTTGTGGAGATATGGGGGAAGGAAAGAAAGCTAGTGGAGATGCATGAGGAAGCGTCGCCAATGGTGAGGCATGAATTAAGCATAGTAACAGGGTTGATGTTTATTGAAATAGGGAAATGGAGACTGCAATGTGGAGGAGAAGCAAGAGCGGGGCTAGTAGATATGTGGTTCAAGCCAATGTTGCTAGATTTCGGGTGGCTGCAAATGGGCAAGAAGGGATTAGACATGAGGGTAGTGGAAGAAGGGATGGGGCAGACGCTTTTAACACCTATT AAGAAGCATTATCCAGTGTTCATGGAATGTTTCAGGTGGTGCTCTAAGCATGGGACTGAGTGTCCTAATCTGGGCAAAGCATTTCAGATTCGGTGGCGTAGGCCTTTCCTTAGAGGTGcagattcttcttctacttgtaGGTGA